In Hippocampus zosterae strain Florida chromosome 3, ASM2543408v3, whole genome shotgun sequence, a genomic segment contains:
- the phrf1 gene encoding PHD and RING finger domain-containing protein 1 isoform X1, with the protein MDDDDSPDELIRRGVHKKRTAPWNISDSDDDIDASEEGESESSDEDDSDDNDEDDDLDGEDKEEDAKAGDGVLGEPSTAISTMSSDEDADTCPICLNTFSNQPVATPENCEHYFCVDCILAWSKNANSCPVDRITFNSIYLRKSYGGKVQKMITVEKTVKEDEVETVDLDLEQTNCEVCHGSDREDRLLLCDGCDAGYHMECLTPPLDTVPVEEWFCPECVANNNSGSAEEQNQTQTFLSTAQPTTSRSQSRAAGPIRAIARTQHSERVRANVNRHRITQARTSQLAPTDQIQSNWLDETINAVVAGLNTAIYVRDLTPCAPTRRRRKTGTRRKATKKKALSVKGKNGHSTKARRKRKGRRTTSKKTLVGKKVATPRSRIANSLGLSKDKNNFSLPTVCRPSEHTLSNMRADIGAASLSIYGDPFDLDPFVDREEDEQEESVSSLLEAKRRGISHSAFRSHQPVARPVSMGMSRHAMDIPQTGGVVEAAPVPDLLGSILSGQSLLLMDSSDVIIRRDGYLQASQAAASSSTLKPGLRERSSSEESRGFAQPVVSASLGETYSSRHLPGPSHNNFNRPHSKYFSPVPSDVSHIQPPYNPNLSSRGHKCFQPPLKNRLSSSFGVQATSGASPRGVPSSCSVSEPSSNSKTTLPLQRQPIKAPTKPVWVDVDVLPRIPKIKRDATNSSTNKSNSNSSSSMNTSGMPETALVSFAGDQNRQQDVAQQSNPERQPQNQGARSSSAFANSFSLSSSTASPSASLYNPAVSSSSSSSVSFRINISRNSWHSRRVILPSSSASGSSTQAEREKMEEAKKKQEHGDKQKLMASHTTASNKKDENVYDPFNPTVSDASSSDSEGESLASSFHGFNSVPSPAFSRDVAQSKQKLLQVKTETPESEVAQEDSRNAHLQTSSRVGSRASRVVKVEKESVLVKTENQAAFSDIEVKRQTGLADSGKDNMFGHSVKSRCGSETPVTFSPHSREHLKIEEASGQRVITSKNVPQNKVDSSSSGSCFMKAKPKEKIKSDPTAPEKKTSTTTLLYQQQHLTSSIVASDRDKTKDHLVSKQGDQLKKIDKDRERRSRSRERRIHSMSESSQSSSPKTTVKKRRRRSRSGSSSSTAEHSSRKKYKESNQESSNSGHEKRGASNEKTRHLRSRSRSGGRTKDHRRGRSCSKSPSKSPYRSRSKESRKEHTHSCHEDVKSRPKDKRRPRSSSSSRERRKVDSSSENLTKSSVSCFSSSKYDKDPKESRVPQSSGKEETIPEVKKHVSKCTFVAKVKKEDENADIMAISKGIKKERNIVKEVKKDKQEFIDMFQRSPIPPQSEKEDRPSTIQEIKKEPVKVEVSKTMKTEETCEITRIKPEPVSAELPVTSPHTSVGQQESPKHFQPNGKGLANQASAIELKVPMKQAPESDEGISVDMLRHCLDCVKQEHAEGIGAKVKQEGKIEAQHLPTASKNKIQGKRVTWNIQVPDGAQPDKCASKRALYKKKLKQEATHRPPSMTSSQDTSGPGSVSDSSKRDDGTLPTGSGCQAYLKKLHMQERAIEEVKLAIKPFYQKRDINKEEYKAILRKAVQKVCHSKSGEINPVKVGNLVKAYVDKYKHARKHQKSETKPTKTS; encoded by the exons GATAAAGAAGAAGACGCTAAAGCTGGTGATGGAGTTTTAGGCGAGCCCTCCACAGCAATTTCAACCATGAGCTCAGACGAGGATGCAGATACATGTCCCATCTGCCTGAACACCTTCAGCAACCAACCTGTGGCAACACCAGAGAACTGTGAGCACTACTTTTGCGTCGACTGCATCCTTGCTTGGTCTAAG AATGCCAACTCATGCCCTGTGGACCGTATTACATTCAACAGCATATACCTTAGGAAATCTTATGGCGGCAAAGTGCAGAAAATG ATTACAGTAGAAAAAACAGTGAAGGAAGATGAGGTGGAGACAGTGGATTTGGACTTGGAACAGACCAACTGTGAGGTGTGTCACGGCAGTGATCGAGAGGATCGTCTTCTGCTCTGCGATGGTTGTGACGCTGG CTACCACATGGAATGTCTCACGCCACCTCTGGACACCGTACCTGTTGAGGAATGGTTCTGTCCTGAATGTGTTGCTAATAACAACTCAG gttCAGCAGAAGAACAGAATCAAACCCAAACGTTCCTATCTACTGCTCAGCCAACCACCAGCCGTTCCCAGTCCCGAGCTGCAGGTCCAATACGAGCCATCGCCCGTACTCAGCACAGTGAGCGGGTTCGGGCCAATGTGAATCGACATCGTATCACACAGGCACGCACGTCGCAG CTGGCTCCAACAGACCAAATCCAGTCTAATTGGCTGGATGAGACCATCAATGCAGTGGTTGCTGGGCTGAACACAGCTATATATGTAAGGGACCTCACACCGTGTGCTCCAACCAGACGCAGGCGCAAGACTG GAACACGCCGAAAGGCCACAAAAAAGAAGGCGCTCTCTGTTAAGGGTAAAAATGGTCATTCAACAAAAGCTAGGAGGAAACGTAAAGGCAGGAGAACTACATCCAAAAAGACACTG GTGGGGAAAAAGGTAGCGACTCCTCGAAGCCGCATTGCCAATAGTCTCGGACTGTCAAAGGACAAGAACAACTTTTCACTTCCTACTGTGTGTCGACCCTCAGAGCACACCCTAAGCAATATGCGTGCTGACATAGGTGCTGCATCCCTTTCAATATATGGGGATCCTTTTGATCTGGATCCTTTTGTAGATCG TGAAGAGGATGAGCAAGAAGAAAGCGTTTCGTCGTTGTTGGAGGCAAAGAGACGAGGGATCTCACATTCTGCTTTTCGCTCTCATCAGCCTGTTGCTCGACCTGTCAGTATGGGCATGTCAAG GCATGCTATGGATATTCCCCAAACTGGAGGTGTTGTGGAGGCAGCACCAGTGCCCGACCTGCTGGGGAGCATTCTTTCAGGGCAAAGCCTGCTCTTGATGGACAGCTCTGATGTCATCATTCGTCGTGATGGTTATCTTCAAGCCTCTCAAGCAG CTGCAAGTTCGTCGACATTGAAGCCGGGATTAAGAGAGCGCAGTAGCTCAGAGGAATCCCGTGGTTTTGCCCAGCCAGTTGTTTCAGCCAGCCTAGGAGAAACTTATTCATCCAGACATTTACCAGGACCCTCCCACAACAACTTTAACAGACCGCATTCCAAGTATTTCTCTCCAGTACCTTCAGATGTCAGCCATATCCAGCCTCCTTATAATCCCAATTTGTCATCGAGAGGTCATAAGTGTTTCCAGCCGCCTCTTAAAAACCGACTATCATCATCGTTTGGTGTCCAGGCAACCAGCGGCGCTTCCCCACGTGGCGTCCCTTCATCCTGTAGCGTTTCGGAACCAAGCTCTAATAGCAAAACAACACTTCCATTACAACGTCAACCTATCAAAGCACCTACAAAGCCTGTGTGGGTAGATGTGGACGTTCTGCCACGAATACCAAAAATCAAACGAGATGCCACAAATAGTAGCACTAACAAAAGCAATAGTAATTCTTCCTCCAGTATGAATACTTCTGGCATGCCTGAGACGGCATTGGTCAGCTTTGCTGGGGACCAAAACAGGCAGCAAGATGTTGCCCAACAAAGCAACCCTGAGCGCCAGCCTCAAAATCAAGGAGCTAGGTCCTCTTCAGCCTTCGCCAACTCATTCTCTCTTTCCTCCTCCACTGCCTCTCCTTCTGCGTCACTCTACAATCCAGCAGTgtcttcctcatcttcatcatccgTCAGCTTCCGCATTAACATCAGCAGGAACTCGTGGCATTCACGACGAGTCATTCTCCCATCATCATCTGCTAGTGGAAGTAGCACGCAGGCTGAAAGAGAGAAGATGGAAGAGGCAAAGAAGAAACAAGAGCACGGAGATAAACAGAAGCTGATGGCATCACACACAACTGCCAGTAACAAAAAAGATGAGAATGTCTATGACCCCTTTAATCCAACCGTGTCAGACGCAAGCAGTTCCGACAGTGAAGGTGAGAGCTTGGCTAGCAGCTTTCATGGATTTAATTCGGTTCCCAGTCCAGCGTTCAGTCGCGATGTAGCACAAAGTAAGCAGAAGCTGCTTCAAGTGAAAACTGAAACACCTGAGAGTGAAGTCGCACAGGAAGACTCGAGGAATGCTCATTTACAGACCTCTTCCCGGGTGGGCAGCCGCGCTTCAAGAGTTGTCAAAGTTGAAAAAGAATCAGTACTGGTTAAAACTGAGAACCAAGCAGCATTTAGTGACATCGAGGTTAAGAGGCAAACAGGACTGGCTGATTCAGGAAAAGACAACATGTTTGGACACAGTGTGAAAAGTCGTTGCGGTTCAGAAACACCAGTCACGTTTTCGCCTCACAGCCGAGAGCATTTAAAGATCGAGGAGGCAAGTGGGCAGAGAGTCATTACTTCCAAAAATGTCCCCCAGAACAAGGTTGATTCTTCAAGTTCTGGATCATGTTTTATGAAGGCAAAACCAAAGGAAAAAATCAAATCTGATCCCACGGCACCTGAAAAGAAAACTTCCACCACAACACTTCTATATCAGCAACAACACTTGACTTCAAGCATCGTAGCATCTGACAGAGACAAGACTAAGGACCATCTTGTCTCCAAGCAAGGAGACCAGCTGAAGAAAATAGACAAAGACAGAGAAAGACGGTCAAGGTCACGAGAGAGAAGGATACATTCAATGTCGGAAAGTTCTCAGTCGAGTTCTCCCAAGACCACTGTAAAAAAACGACGACGGAGATCAAG GTCTGGCTCCAGCTCAAGCACCGCAGAGCattcaagcagaaaaaaatataaagaaagCAATCAGGAAAGCAGCAACAGTGGCCATGAGAAAAGAGGGGCGTCAAATGAGAAGACACGTCATCTACGCTCCAGATCACGGTCCGGAGGTAGAACCAAGGACCATAGACGTGGACGCTCCTGCTCAAAATCCCCATCAAAGTCACCATACAGGTCCAGATCGAAAGAAAGTaggaaagaacacacacactcgtgtcATGAGGATGTGAAGTCTCGACCAAAAGACAAAAGGAGACCCCGGTCCAGCTCAAGCTCAAGAGAGAGAAGGAAAGTGGATAGTTCATCTGAAAATCTAACAAAAAGTTCAGTGTCCTGTTTTTCATCCTCAAAATATGACAAGGACCCCAAGGAAAGCCGTGTCCCACAAAGTTCTGGAAAAGAGGAAACAATTCCAGAAGTAAAAAAACACGTGTCCAAATGTACCTTTGTTGCAAAAGTTAAGAAGGAAGATGAGAATGCAGACATTATGGCCATATCTAAAGGaattaagaaagaaagaaacattgtTAAAGAGGTAAAGAAAGATAAGCAAGAATTTATAGATATGTTTCAACGTTCTCCCATCCCTCCACAGTCAGAGAAAGAAGATCGACCTTCAACAATccaagagataaaaaaagagccTGTCAAGGTAGAAGTGTCTAAAACAATGAAAACGGAAGAAACTTGTGAAATCACTCGAATCAAACCGGAGCCAGTGTCCGCAGAATTGCCAGTCACCTCGCCTCACACCTCAGTCGGTCAGCAGGAGTCACCGAAGCACTTTCAGCCCAATGGCAAGGGCCTCGCGAACCAGGCAAGCGCAATCGAGTTGAAAGTCCCAATGAAGCAGGCCCCAGAATCTGATGAGGGCATCTCTGTGGATATGTTGCGTCACTGCCTTGACTGTGTGAAGCAAGAGCACGCCGAGGGCATTGGTGCCAAAGTCAAACAGGAAGGGAAAATTGAGGCACAACATCTGCCAACTGCATCTAAAAATAAGATTCAAGGGAAGAGGGTGACGTGGAATATACAAGTGCCTGATGGAGCGCAACCAGACAAATGTGCGAGCA AGCGGgctttgtataaaaaaaagctgaagcagGAAGCTACTCACAGACCCCCATCCATGACCAGCAGCCAG GACACAAGTGGACCTGGTTCAGTCAGTGATTCATCCAAGAGAGACGACGGCACTCTGCCAACCGGCAGCGGCTGTCAGGCGTATTTGAAGAAACTTCACATGCAGGAGCGAGCCATTGAAGAGGTGAAACTAGCCATCAAACCTTTCTACCAAAAGAGAGACATCAACAAGGAGGAATATAAGGCGATTCTACGCAAAGCTGTGCAGAAG GTGTGCCACAGCAAGAGTGGGGAAATTAACCCGGTGAAGGTGGGCAATCTGGTAAAGGCTTATGTGGACAAATACAAACATGCTCGCAAACATCAGAAATCAGAGACGAAACCCACGAAGACGTCTTGA
- the phrf1 gene encoding PHD and RING finger domain-containing protein 1 isoform X2 produces MDDDDSPDELIRRGVHKKRTAPWNISDSDDDIDASEEGESESSDEDDSDDNDEDDDLDGEDKEEDAKAGDGVLGEPSTAISTMSSDEDADTCPICLNTFSNQPVATPENCEHYFCVDCILAWSKNANSCPVDRITFNSIYLRKSYGGKVQKMITVEKTVKEDEVETVDLDLEQTNCEVCHGSDREDRLLLCDGCDAGYHMECLTPPLDTVPVEEWFCPECVANNNSGSAEEQNQTQTFLSTAQPTTSRSQSRAAGPIRAIARTQHSERVRANVNRHRITQARTSQLAPTDQIQSNWLDETINAVVAGLNTAIYVRDLTPCAPTRRRRKTGTRRKATKKKALSVKGKNGHSTKARRKRKGRRTTSKKTLVGKKVATPRSRIANSLGLSKDKNNFSLPTVCRPSEHTLSNMRADIGAASLSIYGDPFDLDPFVDREEDEQEESVSSLLEAKRRGISHSAFRSHQPVARPVSMGMSRHAMDIPQTGGVVEAAPVPDLLGSILSGQSLLLMDSSDVIIRRDGYLQASQAGNSSTLKPGLRERSSSEESRGFAQPVVSASLGETYSSRHLPGPSHNNFNRPHSKYFSPVPSDVSHIQPPYNPNLSSRGHKCFQPPLKNRLSSSFGVQATSGASPRGVPSSCSVSEPSSNSKTTLPLQRQPIKAPTKPVWVDVDVLPRIPKIKRDATNSSTNKSNSNSSSSMNTSGMPETALVSFAGDQNRQQDVAQQSNPERQPQNQGARSSSAFANSFSLSSSTASPSASLYNPAVSSSSSSSVSFRINISRNSWHSRRVILPSSSASGSSTQAEREKMEEAKKKQEHGDKQKLMASHTTASNKKDENVYDPFNPTVSDASSSDSEGESLASSFHGFNSVPSPAFSRDVAQSKQKLLQVKTETPESEVAQEDSRNAHLQTSSRVGSRASRVVKVEKESVLVKTENQAAFSDIEVKRQTGLADSGKDNMFGHSVKSRCGSETPVTFSPHSREHLKIEEASGQRVITSKNVPQNKVDSSSSGSCFMKAKPKEKIKSDPTAPEKKTSTTTLLYQQQHLTSSIVASDRDKTKDHLVSKQGDQLKKIDKDRERRSRSRERRIHSMSESSQSSSPKTTVKKRRRRSRSGSSSSTAEHSSRKKYKESNQESSNSGHEKRGASNEKTRHLRSRSRSGGRTKDHRRGRSCSKSPSKSPYRSRSKESRKEHTHSCHEDVKSRPKDKRRPRSSSSSRERRKVDSSSENLTKSSVSCFSSSKYDKDPKESRVPQSSGKEETIPEVKKHVSKCTFVAKVKKEDENADIMAISKGIKKERNIVKEVKKDKQEFIDMFQRSPIPPQSEKEDRPSTIQEIKKEPVKVEVSKTMKTEETCEITRIKPEPVSAELPVTSPHTSVGQQESPKHFQPNGKGLANQASAIELKVPMKQAPESDEGISVDMLRHCLDCVKQEHAEGIGAKVKQEGKIEAQHLPTASKNKIQGKRVTWNIQVPDGAQPDKCASKRALYKKKLKQEATHRPPSMTSSQDTSGPGSVSDSSKRDDGTLPTGSGCQAYLKKLHMQERAIEEVKLAIKPFYQKRDINKEEYKAILRKAVQKVCHSKSGEINPVKVGNLVKAYVDKYKHARKHQKSETKPTKTS; encoded by the exons GATAAAGAAGAAGACGCTAAAGCTGGTGATGGAGTTTTAGGCGAGCCCTCCACAGCAATTTCAACCATGAGCTCAGACGAGGATGCAGATACATGTCCCATCTGCCTGAACACCTTCAGCAACCAACCTGTGGCAACACCAGAGAACTGTGAGCACTACTTTTGCGTCGACTGCATCCTTGCTTGGTCTAAG AATGCCAACTCATGCCCTGTGGACCGTATTACATTCAACAGCATATACCTTAGGAAATCTTATGGCGGCAAAGTGCAGAAAATG ATTACAGTAGAAAAAACAGTGAAGGAAGATGAGGTGGAGACAGTGGATTTGGACTTGGAACAGACCAACTGTGAGGTGTGTCACGGCAGTGATCGAGAGGATCGTCTTCTGCTCTGCGATGGTTGTGACGCTGG CTACCACATGGAATGTCTCACGCCACCTCTGGACACCGTACCTGTTGAGGAATGGTTCTGTCCTGAATGTGTTGCTAATAACAACTCAG gttCAGCAGAAGAACAGAATCAAACCCAAACGTTCCTATCTACTGCTCAGCCAACCACCAGCCGTTCCCAGTCCCGAGCTGCAGGTCCAATACGAGCCATCGCCCGTACTCAGCACAGTGAGCGGGTTCGGGCCAATGTGAATCGACATCGTATCACACAGGCACGCACGTCGCAG CTGGCTCCAACAGACCAAATCCAGTCTAATTGGCTGGATGAGACCATCAATGCAGTGGTTGCTGGGCTGAACACAGCTATATATGTAAGGGACCTCACACCGTGTGCTCCAACCAGACGCAGGCGCAAGACTG GAACACGCCGAAAGGCCACAAAAAAGAAGGCGCTCTCTGTTAAGGGTAAAAATGGTCATTCAACAAAAGCTAGGAGGAAACGTAAAGGCAGGAGAACTACATCCAAAAAGACACTG GTGGGGAAAAAGGTAGCGACTCCTCGAAGCCGCATTGCCAATAGTCTCGGACTGTCAAAGGACAAGAACAACTTTTCACTTCCTACTGTGTGTCGACCCTCAGAGCACACCCTAAGCAATATGCGTGCTGACATAGGTGCTGCATCCCTTTCAATATATGGGGATCCTTTTGATCTGGATCCTTTTGTAGATCG TGAAGAGGATGAGCAAGAAGAAAGCGTTTCGTCGTTGTTGGAGGCAAAGAGACGAGGGATCTCACATTCTGCTTTTCGCTCTCATCAGCCTGTTGCTCGACCTGTCAGTATGGGCATGTCAAG GCATGCTATGGATATTCCCCAAACTGGAGGTGTTGTGGAGGCAGCACCAGTGCCCGACCTGCTGGGGAGCATTCTTTCAGGGCAAAGCCTGCTCTTGATGGACAGCTCTGATGTCATCATTCGTCGTGATGGTTATCTTCAAGCCTCTCAAGCAGGTAA TTCGTCGACATTGAAGCCGGGATTAAGAGAGCGCAGTAGCTCAGAGGAATCCCGTGGTTTTGCCCAGCCAGTTGTTTCAGCCAGCCTAGGAGAAACTTATTCATCCAGACATTTACCAGGACCCTCCCACAACAACTTTAACAGACCGCATTCCAAGTATTTCTCTCCAGTACCTTCAGATGTCAGCCATATCCAGCCTCCTTATAATCCCAATTTGTCATCGAGAGGTCATAAGTGTTTCCAGCCGCCTCTTAAAAACCGACTATCATCATCGTTTGGTGTCCAGGCAACCAGCGGCGCTTCCCCACGTGGCGTCCCTTCATCCTGTAGCGTTTCGGAACCAAGCTCTAATAGCAAAACAACACTTCCATTACAACGTCAACCTATCAAAGCACCTACAAAGCCTGTGTGGGTAGATGTGGACGTTCTGCCACGAATACCAAAAATCAAACGAGATGCCACAAATAGTAGCACTAACAAAAGCAATAGTAATTCTTCCTCCAGTATGAATACTTCTGGCATGCCTGAGACGGCATTGGTCAGCTTTGCTGGGGACCAAAACAGGCAGCAAGATGTTGCCCAACAAAGCAACCCTGAGCGCCAGCCTCAAAATCAAGGAGCTAGGTCCTCTTCAGCCTTCGCCAACTCATTCTCTCTTTCCTCCTCCACTGCCTCTCCTTCTGCGTCACTCTACAATCCAGCAGTgtcttcctcatcttcatcatccgTCAGCTTCCGCATTAACATCAGCAGGAACTCGTGGCATTCACGACGAGTCATTCTCCCATCATCATCTGCTAGTGGAAGTAGCACGCAGGCTGAAAGAGAGAAGATGGAAGAGGCAAAGAAGAAACAAGAGCACGGAGATAAACAGAAGCTGATGGCATCACACACAACTGCCAGTAACAAAAAAGATGAGAATGTCTATGACCCCTTTAATCCAACCGTGTCAGACGCAAGCAGTTCCGACAGTGAAGGTGAGAGCTTGGCTAGCAGCTTTCATGGATTTAATTCGGTTCCCAGTCCAGCGTTCAGTCGCGATGTAGCACAAAGTAAGCAGAAGCTGCTTCAAGTGAAAACTGAAACACCTGAGAGTGAAGTCGCACAGGAAGACTCGAGGAATGCTCATTTACAGACCTCTTCCCGGGTGGGCAGCCGCGCTTCAAGAGTTGTCAAAGTTGAAAAAGAATCAGTACTGGTTAAAACTGAGAACCAAGCAGCATTTAGTGACATCGAGGTTAAGAGGCAAACAGGACTGGCTGATTCAGGAAAAGACAACATGTTTGGACACAGTGTGAAAAGTCGTTGCGGTTCAGAAACACCAGTCACGTTTTCGCCTCACAGCCGAGAGCATTTAAAGATCGAGGAGGCAAGTGGGCAGAGAGTCATTACTTCCAAAAATGTCCCCCAGAACAAGGTTGATTCTTCAAGTTCTGGATCATGTTTTATGAAGGCAAAACCAAAGGAAAAAATCAAATCTGATCCCACGGCACCTGAAAAGAAAACTTCCACCACAACACTTCTATATCAGCAACAACACTTGACTTCAAGCATCGTAGCATCTGACAGAGACAAGACTAAGGACCATCTTGTCTCCAAGCAAGGAGACCAGCTGAAGAAAATAGACAAAGACAGAGAAAGACGGTCAAGGTCACGAGAGAGAAGGATACATTCAATGTCGGAAAGTTCTCAGTCGAGTTCTCCCAAGACCACTGTAAAAAAACGACGACGGAGATCAAG GTCTGGCTCCAGCTCAAGCACCGCAGAGCattcaagcagaaaaaaatataaagaaagCAATCAGGAAAGCAGCAACAGTGGCCATGAGAAAAGAGGGGCGTCAAATGAGAAGACACGTCATCTACGCTCCAGATCACGGTCCGGAGGTAGAACCAAGGACCATAGACGTGGACGCTCCTGCTCAAAATCCCCATCAAAGTCACCATACAGGTCCAGATCGAAAGAAAGTaggaaagaacacacacactcgtgtcATGAGGATGTGAAGTCTCGACCAAAAGACAAAAGGAGACCCCGGTCCAGCTCAAGCTCAAGAGAGAGAAGGAAAGTGGATAGTTCATCTGAAAATCTAACAAAAAGTTCAGTGTCCTGTTTTTCATCCTCAAAATATGACAAGGACCCCAAGGAAAGCCGTGTCCCACAAAGTTCTGGAAAAGAGGAAACAATTCCAGAAGTAAAAAAACACGTGTCCAAATGTACCTTTGTTGCAAAAGTTAAGAAGGAAGATGAGAATGCAGACATTATGGCCATATCTAAAGGaattaagaaagaaagaaacattgtTAAAGAGGTAAAGAAAGATAAGCAAGAATTTATAGATATGTTTCAACGTTCTCCCATCCCTCCACAGTCAGAGAAAGAAGATCGACCTTCAACAATccaagagataaaaaaagagccTGTCAAGGTAGAAGTGTCTAAAACAATGAAAACGGAAGAAACTTGTGAAATCACTCGAATCAAACCGGAGCCAGTGTCCGCAGAATTGCCAGTCACCTCGCCTCACACCTCAGTCGGTCAGCAGGAGTCACCGAAGCACTTTCAGCCCAATGGCAAGGGCCTCGCGAACCAGGCAAGCGCAATCGAGTTGAAAGTCCCAATGAAGCAGGCCCCAGAATCTGATGAGGGCATCTCTGTGGATATGTTGCGTCACTGCCTTGACTGTGTGAAGCAAGAGCACGCCGAGGGCATTGGTGCCAAAGTCAAACAGGAAGGGAAAATTGAGGCACAACATCTGCCAACTGCATCTAAAAATAAGATTCAAGGGAAGAGGGTGACGTGGAATATACAAGTGCCTGATGGAGCGCAACCAGACAAATGTGCGAGCA AGCGGgctttgtataaaaaaaagctgaagcagGAAGCTACTCACAGACCCCCATCCATGACCAGCAGCCAG GACACAAGTGGACCTGGTTCAGTCAGTGATTCATCCAAGAGAGACGACGGCACTCTGCCAACCGGCAGCGGCTGTCAGGCGTATTTGAAGAAACTTCACATGCAGGAGCGAGCCATTGAAGAGGTGAAACTAGCCATCAAACCTTTCTACCAAAAGAGAGACATCAACAAGGAGGAATATAAGGCGATTCTACGCAAAGCTGTGCAGAAG GTGTGCCACAGCAAGAGTGGGGAAATTAACCCGGTGAAGGTGGGCAATCTGGTAAAGGCTTATGTGGACAAATACAAACATGCTCGCAAACATCAGAAATCAGAGACGAAACCCACGAAGACGTCTTGA